ACATTTTTAAAGGAATAATGGTATTGCCAACGTCTTTCAGCTTTTTCTCGAATTTCTTCAATTCTGTTTTGTGCAACAGCAACTTCCGTTCCCTTTTTGTTTTATGATTGTAAAATGTGCCCAGTTTGTACTCATCAATCATCATGTTGATGATGTATAGTTCCCCATCGATAAACTGGCAGAACGCATCTGTAATGCTCGCTTTTGATGAACGTAACGACTTGATTTCGGTGCCCGTAAGCACCATGCCTGCTTCGATTTCTTCAAGTAGCTCGTACTCAAAACGTGCGCGTCTGTTAAGTATCGTGACTGATTTTTCTATCTTCATTTTAAACAAATAACGTGATTTTACGAAATGTTAAAATTATAATAACTTTAACTGATTTTTTCTTAAAAATTTAGAAATAATACAAGCCCATTTTAGCTTCGAAGGGCATTGTTTAAACCCAATTTCTTTTCGTAATTTTGCACCAAATTTACAAAAGTATATGCTAACAGTATCTAATCTATCTTTACAATTCGGGAAAAGAATCCTTTTCGATGATGTAAATATCATGTTTACCAAAGGAAATTGCTATGGAATTATCGGCGCAAATGGCGCAGGAAAATCCACATTCCTCAAAATCCTTACCGGTCAGCAGGACCCAACTACTGGCAGTATTTCGTTAGAGCCGGGAAAAAGAATGTCTGTTTTGGAGCAGGATCACTTTGCCTACGATGATTTAACCGTTTTAGAGACAGTGCTGCGTGGAAATAAAAAGCTGTTCGTTATAAAGGAAGAAATGGACGCCCTCTACGCCAAAGAAGATTTTTCTGACGCAGATGGTATCAAAGCCGGCGAATTGGGTGTAATATATGATGAAATGGGCGGGTGGAATTCAGAATCTGACGCCATGACGATGCTGTCCAATGTCGGCATTAAAGACGAAATGCACTACCAGCTCATGGGCGAACTCGAAAACCAGAACAAAGTAAAGGTGCTTCTTGCGCAGGCTTTATTTGGAAATCCTGATGTCCTTATTCTTGATGAACCAACGAATGACCTCGATATTGAAACCATTGCGTGGCTCGAAAACTTCCTGGCGGATTACGAAAACACGGTAATCGTGGTATCTCACGACCGTCACTTCCTCGATACCGTCTGTACACATATCGCGGATTTGGATTATTCCAAACTGAACCTATACACAGGTAACTATTCATTCTGGTATCAGGCGTCACAACTCGCTACGCGCCAGCGCCAGCAGGCCAACAAAAAAGCCGAGGAAAAGAAAAAAGAACTTCAGGACTTCATTGCAAGATTCTCTTCTAACGTGGCTAAAGCTAAACAGGCGACAGCACGTAAAAAAATGATTGATAAACTGAATATTGAAGACATCAAACCTACTTCAAGACGGTATCCGGCCATTATATTTGATACCGAGCGCGAAGCCGGCGACCAGATCCTGGAAGTGAAGAATTTAGAAAAAACCAAAGACGGCGAACTTCTGTTTTCTAAAATTGATCTTAACCTGAAGAAAGGGGATAAAGTTGCGATCCTGTCTAAAAACAGCTTGGCAATTACCGAATTCTTCGAAGTTTTATCGGGAAACACGACGGCAGATAAAGGCGAATTTAACTGGGGAATCACCACTAACCAGTCTTACATGCCACTTGATAATAATGGTTTTTTCCAGGACGACATCAATTTGGTAGACTGGCTTCGTCAGTACACAAAAAATGATGAGGAGCGCCATGAAGAATATATGCGCGGTTTTCTTGGCAAGATGTTATTTTCCGGCGATGAGGCACTTAAATCGTGCAAAGTCCTTTCCGGAGGCGAAAAAATGCGCTGCATGT
This window of the Flavobacteriaceae bacterium 3519-10 genome carries:
- a CDS encoding ABC transporter, ATP-binding protein, yielding MLTVSNLSLQFGKRILFDDVNIMFTKGNCYGIIGANGAGKSTFLKILTGQQDPTTGSISLEPGKRMSVLEQDHFAYDDLTVLETVLRGNKKLFVIKEEMDALYAKEDFSDADGIKAGELGVIYDEMGGWNSESDAMTMLSNVGIKDEMHYQLMGELENQNKVKVLLAQALFGNPDVLILDEPTNDLDIETIAWLENFLADYENTVIVVSHDRHFLDTVCTHIADLDYSKLNLYTGNYSFWYQASQLATRQRQQANKKAEEKKKELQDFIARFSSNVAKAKQATARKKMIDKLNIEDIKPTSRRYPAIIFDTEREAGDQILEVKNLEKTKDGELLFSKIDLNLKKGDKVAILSKNSLAITEFFEVLSGNTTADKGEFNWGITTNQSYMPLDNNGFFQDDINLVDWLRQYTKNDEERHEEYMRGFLGKMLFSGDEALKSCKVLSGGEKMRCMFSRMMLQKANVLLMDEPTNHLDLESITTLNNSLTNFKGNILLSSHDHEMLQTVCNRIVELTPKGIIDREMSYDEYLADKKVKELQQQMYS
- a CDS encoding tmRNA-binding protein SmpB, which codes for MFKMKIEKSVTILNRRARFEYELLEEIEAGMVLTGTEIKSLRSSKASITDAFCQFIDGELYIINMMIDEYKLGTFYNHKTKRERKLLLHKTELKKFEKKLKDVGNTIIPLKMYINAKGKAKILIAVGRGKKLFDKRESIKDRENKRNIDRILKKS